A region from the Benincasa hispida cultivar B227 chromosome 8, ASM972705v1, whole genome shotgun sequence genome encodes:
- the LOC120083960 gene encoding secreted RxLR effector protein 161-like, with amino-acid sequence MTDIGLMSYFLGIKVKQGEDGIFISQEGYAKEVLKKFNMNDANLVGTPMECGVKITKQDGGEKVNSTYFKSLVGSLRYLTCTRSDILYSVGIISQFIEEPTATHCKMTKRILHYVKVTIGYGLSYISSSNFDIVGYCDSDWNSDLDDRKSTTGFVFFIDETAFTWMSKKQPIVTLSTWEAEYVAATSCVCHAIWLRNLVKELKFQMEGPIEIFC; translated from the coding sequence ATGACGGACATTGGTCTCATGAGTTACTTTCTTGGGATCAAGGTCAAACAAGGTGAAGATGGGATTTTTATATCCCAAGAGGGCTATGCTAAAGAAGTGCTCAAGAAGTTCAATATGAATGATGCTAATCTAGTTGGAACACCGATGGAATGTGGAGTCAAAATCACCAAGCAAGATGGAGGAGAGAAGGTAAATTCTACATATTTTAAAAGCTTGGTTGGAAGTTTAAGATACTTAACATGTACAAGATCGGATATTCTTTATTCGGTTGgaattattagtcaatttatagAGGAACCGACAGCAACACATtgcaaaatgacaaaaaggaTACTTCACTATGTCAAAGTGACGATTGGGTATGGTCTTTCCTATATCTCTTCTAGCAATTTTGATATTGTTGGTTATTGTGATAGTGATTGGAATAGTGATTTGGATGATCGAAAGAGCACTACGGggtttgtgttttttattgATGAAACGGCATTCACATGGATGTCAAAAAAACAACCCATAGTCACATTATCAACATGGGAGGCAGAGTACGTCGCAGCAACTTCATGTGTATGTCATgcaatttggctaagaaacttAGTGAAGGAGTTGAAGTTTCAAATGGAAGGTCCAATAGAGATTTTTTGTTGA
- the LOC120083962 gene encoding RING-H2 finger protein ATL40-like, whose translation MPLPIFSAFPTIFPASIPSIPSPSPPWSPSWSLLEVYPYEYLAAVFILLLFIVYIYLVIIFNKRADRSDKEELLETVETEAPVFSYSEDGGDKECVICLCQIEKEEKCRRMNTCNHVFHKDCIDQWFMVEHHCPLCRTVICVVVDSDGNTVDSSPILPFDRNYYNFLGSVW comes from the coding sequence ATGCCGTTGCCAATTTTCTCAGCATTCCCAACTATTTTTCCAGCTTCTATTCCATCAATACCTTCCCCGTCGCCACCGTGGTCGCCGTCGTGGTCACTGCTTGAAGTATATCCATACGAGTATTTGGCTGCGGTATTCATATTGCTTCTCTTTATAGTCTATATCTACTTAGTCATTATCTTTAACAAAAGAGCTGACAGATCCGACAAGGAAGAGTTGTTAGAGACTGTGGAGACCGAAGCACCGGTTTTCAGTTATAGTGAAGATGGCGGTGACAAAGAATGTGTGATTTGCCTTTGCCAAATTGAAAAAGAGGAGAAGTGCAGGAGGATGAACACGTGCAATCACGTGTTTCATAAGGATTGTATTGACCAATGGTTTATGGTTGAGCACCACTGTCCTCTTTGTCGAACTGTCATTTGTGTGGTGGTTGATAGTGATGGAAATACCGTGGATTCTTCTCCTATACTCCCATTTGATAGgaattattacaattttttaGGATCTGTTTGGTAG
- the LOC120083961 gene encoding uncharacterized protein LOC120083961 yields the protein MFETIANVETSKAAWDKLQSTHRGADRVKKVWLQTLCGEFESLQMKETEVIAEYHTKVMVVVNQLRRNGEEIIDVRVMEKVLRSLNTKFEIIATTIEETQDLENMTIEQFIGSLQAYEEKKKRRMEQTETIEQLLQLKIKEENSRGRVRGRGGQGHGGRGEANTDVSQNSSESSRGRGGRGRGRRGGKSGRDKSQYYSSQTESTDRKHQDRSTASTSKTHQGQSNYAEENEILFMVSKGEEESQDSMWYLDTGASNHMCGKREMFVELNEMEKGNIVFGDNSSAAIKRIGKILI from the exons ATGTTTGAGACCATCGCCAATGTGGAGACGTCAAAGGCAGCATGGGACAAGCTCCAATCGACTCATAGAGGAGCCGATCGTGTGAAAAAGGTATGGTTGCAAACCTTATGTGGTGAGTTTGAATCTTTACAAATGAAGGAGACGGAGGTGATAGCGGAATATCATACAAAAGTAATGGTTGTCGTCAACCAATTGAGACGGAATGGTGAAGAAATCATCGATGTTCGTGTCATGGAGAAGGTTCTACGAAGCCTTAATACAAAGTTCGAGATTATCGCCACGACGATCGAGGAGACACAGGATCTCGAGAACATGACAATTGAACAATTTATAGGCTCGTTACAAGCCtatgaggagaaaaagaaaaggaggatGGAGCAAACAGAGACCATTGAACAACTTCTCCAACTCAAAATCAAAGAGGAGAATAGTCGTGGACGTGTAAGAGGTCGTGGTGGTCAAGGCCATGGTGGAAGAGGTGAAGCCAACACCGATGTTTCTCAAAACTCGTCTGAATCCTCAAGAGGAAGAGGAGGTCGAGGTCGTGGAAGACGTGGTGGAAAGTCTGGGAGAGATAAATCTCag TATTACTCATCTCAAACAGAGTCGACTGATCGAAAGCATCAGGACCGATCAACCGCTAGCACATCAAAAACCCATCAAGGGCAATCCAATTATGCAGAGGAGAATGAAATCTTATTTATGGTTTCAAAGGGAGAAGAAGAGAGTCAAGATAGTATGTGGTATCTTGACACAGGAGCCTCGAATCATATGTGTGGAAAACGCGAGatgtttgtggagttgaacGAGATGGAGAAAGGTAATATTGTCTTTGGAGACAATTCTTCGGCCGCCATCAAAAGAATAGGTAAAATTCtcatttga